A stretch of Brassica napus cultivar Da-Ae chromosome C6, Da-Ae, whole genome shotgun sequence DNA encodes these proteins:
- the LOC106402668 gene encoding TATA-box-binding protein 2, producing MAEQGMEGSQPVDLSKHPSGIVPTLQNIVSTVNLDCKLDLKAIALQARNAEYNPKRFAAVIMRIREPKTTALIFASGKMVCTGAKSEHLSKLAARKYARIVQKLGFPAKFKDFKIQNIVGSCDVKFPIRLEGLAYSHSAFSSYEPELFPGLIYRMKQPKIVLLIFVSGKIVITGAKMREETYTAFENIYPVLTEFRKIQQ from the exons ATGGCTGAACAAGGAATGGAAGGGAGCCAGCCAGTTGACCTTAGCAAGCATCCTTCAGGGATCGTTCCAACTCTTCA AAACATTGTATCGACAGTGAACTTGGACTGCAAGCTTGATCTTAAAGCCATTGCTTTGCAGGCTCGTAATGCTGAATATAACCCCAAG CGTTTTGCTGCGGTAATCATGAGGATAAGAGAGCCAAAGACCACAGCGTTGATCTTTGCGTCTGGGAAAATG GTGTGTACTGGAGCTAAGAGTGAACATCTTTCGAAGCTGGCTGCGAGAAAG TACGCTCGGATTGTTCAAAAGCTTGGCTTTCCTGCAAAGTTTAAG GATTTCAAGATACAGAACATTGTAGGGTCTTGTGATGTCAAATTCCCCATCAGGCTTGAAGGTCTTGCATACTCTCACAGTGCTTTCTCAAGT taCGAGCCTGAACTATTCCCAGGACTGATATATAGGATGAAACAACCAAAGATTGTACTCCTTATTTTTGTGTCTGGAAAGATTGTTATAACCGGAGCCaag ATGAGAGAAGAGACTTACACCGCCTTTGAGAATATCTACCCAGTTCTTACAGAATTCAGGAAAATCCAGCAATAA
- the LOC106402358 gene encoding E3 ubiquitin-protein ligase SIRP1, whose amino-acid sequence MEEAASATSYWCHMCSQTVNAVMMEDEIKCPFCRSGFVEEMDEDHHSSDRRATTTTSSIWAPILMEMMNNSATRNQTAESVENENGNGRDLDSQLQEILRRRGRRSSVSVVQLLHGVRALQPESSNRDADDDDNNHPSNGERGRLIVISPHHQIIAVPRSLVTDSMPDGSSLSDYFIGPGFEALLQRLAENDPNRYGTPPARKEDVESLATVKIQEPSLQCSVCLDDFEVGAEAKQMPCKHNFHADCLLPWLELHSSCPVCRYQLPTDETKTTDSATYDNNGVNESSSATSSSSQGTENSDANRHEGEGEEENDDGNRNAFSIPWPFSSLFSSSSSQGRNSSD is encoded by the coding sequence ATGGAAGAAGCTGCTAGTGCAACGAGTTATTGGTGCCACATGTGTTCCCAAACTGTGAATGCGGTGATGATGGAAGACGAGATCAAATGCCCCTTTTGTCGAAGCGGCTTTGTTGAAGAGATGGATGAGGATCACCACTCTTCAGATCGGAGAGCAACAACAACCACTTCTTCTATCTGGGCTCCCATCTTGATGGAAATGATGAACAACTCTGCCACAAGGAACCAGACTGCTGAGTCTGTTGAGAATGAAAACGGAAACGGTAGGGACTTGGATTCCCAGCTTCAAGAAATTCTTAGGAGAAGGGGAAGACGTTCTTCTGTTTCCGTTGTGCAGTTGCTTCATGGTGTTCGAGCACTCCAACCTGAGAGTAGTAACAGagatgctgatgatgatgataacaaCCATCCCTCAAATGGAGAGAGAGGGCGCTTGATCGTCATCAGTCCGCATCATCAAATTATAGCCGTCCCACGCTCTCTTGTTACGGATTCTATGCCTGATGGTTCTTCTCTAAGCGACTATTTCATCGGTCCTGGATTCGAAGCGCTGCTCCAGCGTCTAGCAGAGAATGATCCCAACAGATATGGAACACCTCCAGCTCGTAAAGAAGATGTCGAGTCTTTGGCTACTGTCAAAATCCAAGAGCCTAGTCTGCAGTGTTCTGtgtgtttggatgattttgagGTTGGGGCCGAAGCTAAACAGATGCCCTGCAAGCACAACTTCCATGCTGACTGCTTGCTCCCGTGGCTTGAGCTTCACAGTTCATGCCCTGTTTGTCGGTATCAGTTACCTACAGATGAGACCAAGACTACTGATTCAGCAACATATGACAACAATGGAGTTAATGAGTCTTCTTCTGCTACAAGCAGCAGCAGCCAGGGAACTGAGAACAGCGATGCAAACCGTCacgaaggagaaggagaagaagagaacgaTGATGGTAATAGGAACGCATTCTCGATCCCATGGCCGTTTAGCAGCTTGTtctcgtcgtcgtcgtctcaaGGCAGAAATTCATCGGATTGA
- the BNAC06G11010D gene encoding uncharacterized protein BNAC06G11010D isoform X2: MMLCGSLRDRIQPWLRDYVKLQSLAVILIYAQIGCALIGSLGALYNGVLLINLVIALFALVAIESNSQSLGRTYAVLLLCALLLDISWFILFTQEIWSISAETYGTFFIFSVKLTMAMEMIGFFVRLSSSLLWFQIYRLGASIVETDSDLRNSFLNPPTPAIDRQRSGAEEILGGSIYDPAYYASLFEEAQSNLSSPNATQVNHYSAENNGSPSAAEASQIKSSISRSLHAIDEEKGLKQPPGMSSL, encoded by the exons ATGATGCTTTGTGGTTCTTTGCGAGATCGAATACAGCCTTGGCTTCGCGACTATGTTAAACTCCAATCTCTCGCCGTCATCCTCATCTACGCTCAG ATTGGCTGCGCTCTGATTGGATCACTAGGGGCCTTATACAATGGAGTTTTGCTGATTAACTTGGTGATCGCGTTGTTTGCGCTTGTGGCAATCGAGAGCAATAGCCAAAGCCTCGGCCGCACCTACGCTGTTCTCCTCTTGTGCGCTCTTCTTCTCGATATCTCATGGTTCATCCTCTTCACCCAAGAGATTTG GAGCATTTCAGCTGAGACGTATGGGACCTTCTTCATATTTTCAGTGAAGCTGACCATGGCCATGGAGATGATTGGCTTCTTTGTGAggctctcttcctctctcttgTGGTTTCAGATTTATAGGCTTGGTGCTTCTATTGTCGAAACGGATTCTGATTTGCGGAACAGCTTCTTGAACCCGCCAACTCCTGCTATAGACAGGCAGCGTTCAGGTGCCGAAGAAATCTTGGGAGGTTCTATCTACGACCCTGCCTACTACGcctctctttttgaagaggccCAATCCAATTTGAGTTCACCCAACGCAACACAG GTGAATCATTATTCAGCTGAGAACAATGGATCACCATCTGCAGCAGAAGCCTCTCAGATTAAGTCTTCCATATCCAGATCATTGCATGCAATTGAT GAAGAGAAAGGTTTGAAGCAACCGCCGGGGATGTCTTCATTATGA
- the BNAC06G11010D gene encoding uncharacterized protein BNAC06G11010D isoform X1, whose protein sequence is MMLCGSLRDRIQPWLRDYVKLQSLAVILIYAQIGCALIGSLGALYNGVLLINLVIALFALVAIESNSQSLGRTYAVLLLCALLLDISWFILFTQEICRSISAETYGTFFIFSVKLTMAMEMIGFFVRLSSSLLWFQIYRLGASIVETDSDLRNSFLNPPTPAIDRQRSGAEEILGGSIYDPAYYASLFEEAQSNLSSPNATQVNHYSAENNGSPSAAEASQIKSSISRSLHAIDEEKGLKQPPGMSSL, encoded by the exons ATGATGCTTTGTGGTTCTTTGCGAGATCGAATACAGCCTTGGCTTCGCGACTATGTTAAACTCCAATCTCTCGCCGTCATCCTCATCTACGCTCAG ATTGGCTGCGCTCTGATTGGATCACTAGGGGCCTTATACAATGGAGTTTTGCTGATTAACTTGGTGATCGCGTTGTTTGCGCTTGTGGCAATCGAGAGCAATAGCCAAAGCCTCGGCCGCACCTACGCTGTTCTCCTCTTGTGCGCTCTTCTTCTCGATATCTCATGGTTCATCCTCTTCACCCAAGAGATTTG CAGGAGCATTTCAGCTGAGACGTATGGGACCTTCTTCATATTTTCAGTGAAGCTGACCATGGCCATGGAGATGATTGGCTTCTTTGTGAggctctcttcctctctcttgTGGTTTCAGATTTATAGGCTTGGTGCTTCTATTGTCGAAACGGATTCTGATTTGCGGAACAGCTTCTTGAACCCGCCAACTCCTGCTATAGACAGGCAGCGTTCAGGTGCCGAAGAAATCTTGGGAGGTTCTATCTACGACCCTGCCTACTACGcctctctttttgaagaggccCAATCCAATTTGAGTTCACCCAACGCAACACAG GTGAATCATTATTCAGCTGAGAACAATGGATCACCATCTGCAGCAGAAGCCTCTCAGATTAAGTCTTCCATATCCAGATCATTGCATGCAATTGAT GAAGAGAAAGGTTTGAAGCAACCGCCGGGGATGTCTTCATTATGA